In one window of Gorilla gorilla gorilla isolate KB3781 chromosome 2, NHGRI_mGorGor1-v2.1_pri, whole genome shotgun sequence DNA:
- the A4GNT gene encoding alpha-1,4-N-acetylglucosaminyltransferase, producing the protein MRKELQLSLSVTLLLVCGFLYQFTLKSSCLFCLPSFKSHQGLEALLSHRRGIVFLETSERMEPPHLVSCSVESAAKIYPEWPVVFFMKGLTDSTPMPSNSTYPAFSFLSAIDNVFLFPLDMKRLLEDTPLFSWYNQINASAERNWLHISSDASRLAIIWKYGGIYMDTDVISIRPIPEENFLAAQASRYSSNGIFGFLPHHPFLWECMENFVEHYNSDIWGNQGPELMTRMLRVWCKLEDFQEVSDLRCLNISFLHPQRFYPISYQEWRRYYEVWDTDPSFNDSYALHLWNHMNQEGRAVIRGSNTLVENLYRKHCPRTYRDLIKGPEGSATGELGAGNK; encoded by the exons ATGCGGAAGGAGCTCCAGCTCTCCCTGTCAGTCACCTTGCTGCTTGTCTGTGGCTTCCTCTACCAGTTCACCCTGAAGTCCAGCTGCCTCTTCTGCTTGCCTTCTTTCAAGTCCCACCAGGGGCTAGAAGCCCTCCTGAGCCACAGACGTGGCATTGTGTTTCTAGAGACCTCAGAGAGAATGGAGCCACCTCACTTGGTCTCCTGTTCTGTAGAGTCTGCTGCCAAGATTTATCCTGAGTGGCCTGTGGTGTTCTTTATGAAGGGTCTTACTGATTCCACACCGATGCCCTCAAACTCCACATACCCAGCTTTTTCCTTCCTCTCAGCAATAGACAACGTTTTCCTCTTCCCTTTGGACATGAAAAGGCTGCTTGAAGACACACCATTGTTTTCATGGTACAATCAA ATCAACGCCAGCGCAGAGAGAAACTGGCTCCACATCAGCTCGGATGCATCCCGCCTGGCCATCATCTGGAAATACGGTGGCATCTACATGGACACCGATGTCATCTCCATCAGGCCCATCCCTGAGGAGAACTTTTTGGCTGCGCAGGCTTCTCGGTACTCCAGTAATGGAATATTTGGgttcctcccccaccaccccttTTTGTGGGAATGCATGGAAAACTTTGTTGAACACTATAATTCAGACATTTGGGGCAACCAAGGCCCTGAGTTGATGACAAGGATGTTGAGGGTATGGTGTAAACTTGAAGACTTCCAGGAGGTGAGCGACCTCAGGTGTCTGAACATATCCTTCTTACACCCCCAAAGATTTTACCCCATCTCCTATCAAGAGTGGAGGCGCTACTATGAAGTGTGGGATACAGACCCAAGCTTCAATGACTCTTACGCCCTGCATTTATGGAACCACATGAACCAGGAGGGGCGGGCTGTGATTAGAGGAAGCAACACATTGGTGGAAAATCTCTATCGCAAGCACTGTCCCAGGACTTACAGGGACCTGATTAAAGGCCCAGAGGGGTCAGCGACTGGGGAGCTGGGTGCAGGTAACAAATAG